GGCCGCGAGCATGGCCACCTGCATGACCTGCTCCTGGAAGATCGGCACGCCGAGCGTGCGCTTGAGCGCTTTCTCGACGTCGGGCGACGGGAACGTCACGGGCTCGAGGCCTTGGCGTCGACGCAGGAACGGGTGGACCATCCCGCCCTGCACGGGGCCCGGCCGAACGATTGCGACTTCGATGACCAGGTCGTAGAAGCACCTCGGCTGCAGGCGAGGCAGCATCGACATCTGCGCGCGCGACTCGACTTGGAACACCCCCATGCTGTCGCCGTGGCAGAGCATCTCGTAAGTGGCCTCGTCTTCGGCCGGGATGTCCTGCAGCTCGAAAGCCTCGCCGCGCTTCTCCGAGATCATCTCCAGCGCGCGCCGCACCATGCTGAGCATGCCTAGGGCCAGGACGTCGATTTTCAGCAGGCCCAGCGCCTCGATATCGTCCTTGTCCCACTGGATGATCGTTCGATCCTCCATCGCGGCGTTTTCGATCGGCACCATGCGTGAGAGCTTCGTGCGCGAAATGACGAAGCCGCCCGAGTGCTGCGACAGATGCCGCGGGTAGCCGAGCAGCGCGGTGGCAAACGCGGCCCACTGTTGGTTCATCGGCGCCTCGACGTCGAGGCCTGCCTCGGCAAAGCGCGCGAGCAGATCCGCTTTCGAGTCGAACCAGTGGTGGGCCTTCGCCACACGATCGACGATGATCGGATCCACGCCGAGGGCCTTGCCGGCCTCGCGCAACGCGCCGCGTGGGCGATAGGTCGACACGGCCGCGGTCAGTGCCGCGCGATCGCGGCCGTACTTGCTGTAGATGTACTGCATCACCTCTTCGCGCCGCTGATGCTCGAAGTCGACGTCGATATCGGGCGGCTCGTTGCGTTCCTTGCTGATAAAGCGCTCGAACAGCATGTTGCCGCGCGCCGGATCGACCTCCGTCACCCGAAGGCAATAGCAGACAGCGCTGTTCGCGGCGGAGCCGCGGCCTTGGCAGAGGATGTTTTGGCTACGTGCGAATCGCACGATGTCGTAGACCGTCAGGAAGTACGGCTCATACTTCAGTTCGGCGATCAGCTGCAGCTCGTGTTCGATCTGCGCCTGCACGTTGAACGGTATCCCGTTGGCGAAGCGCCCGTGCGCGCCGATATAGGTCTGCTCACGCAGATACGACGCTGGCGTGTAGCCGGCCGGCACGAGCTCGTCGGGATACTCGTAGCGCAGCTCGTCGAGCGAGAACGTGCAGCGCCGCGCGATGCGGACCGCCTCCTCCAGCGCGCCGGCCGGGTAGAGGTTGGCCAGGCGCAACCGGGATCGCAAGTGCCGCTCGGCGTTCGGCGCGAGCTCGTAGCCACACTCGCCCACCGACCGGCCGAGCCGGATCCCCGTCAGCACGTCTTGCAGGGGCTTCCTCGAGCGCACGTGCATCAAGGGCCAGCTGGTGGCCACCACTGGCACGTCGTGGCGCGCGGCGGCCCGCTCGACGGCGCCTCGGTGGATTTCGTCCATCGCCCGGGCATGCAGCGTCAGCGCGACCCGCGCGCGATCGCCGAACACGCGCGCGGCCCATTCGAGCTGCGCATCGAGGCGCTGTTCGGTCGCGGGAAAATCGGGCGTGAGGATGATCATGCAGTCCGGCAGGCCTCGCAGATGCTCGAGCGGTGCCTCGGGATGCTCGAGGTCCATCGGCGCCAGGCGATACGTGCCCTTCGCCGCGCGCGTGCGGCCGAGCGTGACGAGTTCGCAGAGATTGCCGTAGCCCTCGCGGTTCATCGCGAGGGCCGTGAAGGCGAGGGCGGGCGACCCGTCGCCGGCGGTCAGGCGAAAGTGGGAGCCGATGATCAGCGGCAGGCCTGCGGCCTTCGCTTCCACGTGTGCGCGCACGACGCCGGCCAGCGAGCACTCGTCCGTGATCGCGATCGCACTGTACCCGAGGCGCGCCGCGCGCTCCACCAGCTCCTCGGCGCGCGAGGCGCCGTGCAGAAATGAGAAGTTGCTCGCGCACTGCAGTTCCGCATAAGCGGGCAGCACGCCGATCGGCGCGGCGCACATCGCAGGTCAACCGAACAGGCCATGCAGGAACCAGCGCGGCTCGCGCTCGTCGCGCGCTGAAACGCGCTCGCGGAACAGCCAGAAATGCACGCCGTTGTCGTCTTCGCCGACAAAATAATCGCGCGTCACGGCCTCGCCGTCATCCCAGCCGCACTCGATCCGCTCGCCCGGCGACATCATGCGCAGCGGCGTACCGTAAAAAGGACGATTGGCGCGCATGAGCAGCTGAACGGGCTTCTCCAGCAGCCAGGCGGGGCGCGGCAGATCCGCCGGCGCCGGCACCGGCTTCTTGCGCTGGTCGAACGGGATCCACTGCGCGGCGACCTCCGGCCGGAAGTCGGCCGCCGGCGCCGGCACGAGCACGTTCTCGGCGCCCAGGCGCGCGGTCAGCAGCTCCATGAGCCGCGCGTGGTCTTGCGGCGTGCCACCAGGCTCAGGAAACAGCGTTTCGCTCGGCGCTTCCGCCGGCTGCACACGATGAGCGTGGAGCGCGATCGCAATCGCGGGCGTGGGCAGCTCGAGGCGGCCCAACCGCTCCTTGACCAGCCGCATGAGATGCTCTTCGAAGCGGGTGGGCGCGCCGAGCACGATCTCGAGCTCGGTCGGGGCGATCGCGTTGCGGCCGCGTTCATGCTCGAGCTTCAGCACGAACGCACACAGGTCCAACTGCTTCACGGCCAGCCAGCCCGTCAACTGCAGCACCAGGCGGTGGGCGGCGAACACCAGGGCGTCGGCATGCTCGACGCGGTCAGGCAGCTCGATGCGCACGTCGAACGCCGGCGGCGCTTCGAGCCAGTCATACGGCGCCGGCGCGGCACCGGCTACCTGGTCGAGCCAATCAAGGAGGGCAGTGCCGCACCGCTTCTTGAGCCCGGCGCGCGGCAGGCGCTGCAGATCGGCAAGGGTGGCGCAGCCCAGCGCGTCGAACCACTCCACGTAGCGGCGCGCCGGCGGCGCCACTGCGAGCGGGGCGCGGGCCAGGGCGCGCTGCAGGGAGCGCGCGGCGAGCGCGGATCCGCCGCGCAGGCCTCGGGCGAGCGTCCAGGCGGCCGGCCCCGTCGACGCGAGCGACACGGCGGCCGTCAGACCGAACGATGCCACCAGCTTGCGGACCCGGCGCCGAAGCGCGCGAATGCCGTGGAACAGGCGCAGGCTGGCGGTCACGTCGAGCAGCACCACAGCCTCGGCCTCGAGCACGACGCTCGGCGTGAACTGCAGCAGCGCATACGCGACGCCGCGCACGAGCTCGTCCTCGCGCGCGACGTCGCGCGTGCAGATTCGCGCGTCGGGCGCGAGCGTAAGGACGCCGCCGCGGCGCATGCCGACCAGGACGCCGAGCTCGGCCGCCGGCCGATCGAGCGCGACCACGCGGTCCTGCTCAAGCACGACGACACCCGCGCCGTCATTCGACGATGGCGCTGGCGACAGCGGGACGAACGTTTCGAGAGTGAGGCGCGGCAGATGCACGCCGATCCAGACTGCCATGGCGATCAAGCAAAATCGGGGAGGGGGAGAGCGGCACGAACAGCGGTTCGTCGCGCTGGGCGCCGCGGCGTTTCACGAAGGTCACCTCGACGCCATCGCGCGCCGGCGCGAGTGCCAGGCGTAGCGGCGCTGGGGACGCATCGCGCGCGGCGGCCGCCGGGCGCAACAGGAAAAACAGGGCGGAGCCGGCCTGCGCCGCAAGGTTGAGGCGTCGCAGTGCGTCCGATCGCACGACGTGCTGCCAGAGCAGGACCGCGCCACACGTGCCGGCGCGCAGCGCTTGCTCTGCGGCCCAGAGCGCATCGGCCGTGCGTGGTGTACGCAGGCTCACGAACGCCGCCGGATCCACGCCCCAGTATGCGAGCGCGGCCGGTTGCAGGCGATGGGGCGCCTGGACGACCACGATCGGTTTGGGCGCCAGGCGCGCAAGCACAGGCGCGAGCAGGCGCAGTTCGCCGATGCCCGGCTGCTGCGTCAGCAGCTCGACCAGGCAACTGGGCGGCCAGCCACCGTTAGGAAGCTCGGCGGACAGAGTAGGGTGCCCGGTTTCGATGCCGACGGTGCCGGCCTGCGCGCGCTGGCTGGCGCGCCACAGGGCTGGGTGAATTCGTTCCGGATGAGCGAGAGCGGGGTTCATGTTCGTGCACAAATACTGTATGGATATACAGGGTATGGCGATTGTAACCCAGCCGTCTCAAAAAGCCAGCGCGGGAATTGCACTAGCCGGTTGACGGTCCGCCGGACGCCGGCGCCAAGCGCCGCTCGGCAGCAGTTGCGTCCGGCGAGCGTAAGATGACCAAATCGAATCCGGAAGGAGGCGACATGCGAAAACCCCTGACCGAAATGCAGCGCGCATTCATTGACTGGTGCATCGCTTACTCGAAGTTCGAGATCGTCGACTCGATGTCGATCAGCATGGTGTCGGCCGTCGCCAACAGCTACGACTTCGTGGCAGACGAGGCCAAGCTCGGCAGGTACGGCTATTGCACGCCGAGAATGATTAGATGGGGCAAAAGCCTGTTTCCCGACCCGCCGGGCAGCCCCGAGGGATCTGGTTTCGATGATGCTTACGAGGACGTCTGTACTGCGCTTGATGACTGGCTACGCACCTTCGTTATGCCGATGACGCAGATCTCGTTTCCACCCGAGCCGAGCCATGAAGGCGGGCCGGTCTACTACAACGACCCGAGCATTTCCGACGTGCAAGATCCGCCGTCTGAGACGCCGTGACGCCCTACGTGCGCCATGGCGTCCAGTGGGCCGCTATTCGTCGTTGTCGAGAGGGAGGTCTGCCTTGTGCACCAACTATGTTGCAACCAGCGAAAGCCGGTACGCCGATCTTTTCGATTCGGCACCGCCGGATGGTGATTGGCCGGCCGAAATCTACTGTGACTACCCCGCGCCGTTCATCCGCCGCGGCGCCGACGGCGAGCGGGAATCGCTTCTGGGCAGCTTCGGTATCCGGCCGCAGTCGCGGATCGGCAAGTTCAAGTTCGACACCATGAACGCGCGCAGCGAGACGGTCGGACAGAAACCCAGCTTCAAGGATTCCTGGCACGCCTGCCGTTTTGCGATCGTGCCGGCGGACGTCATCTATGAGCCGCGGTATCCACCGCTTCCGGATCTCGACACGCCTGTTCGCGAGGAGCTCGTGCGCAAGGTGTTGAAGGACAAATCAGAGCGCTGGGCGATCGAGCTGGCGAGCGGCGCGCCGTGCGCAGTAGCCGGGCTGTGGAAGCCCTGGCCCGAGCCCGACGGCGCCGTGGTCTACGGCTTCACGATGTTGACCGTCAACGCGGATGGCCATCCGTTCCTGAGCCAGTTCCACCGACATCTCGAGGCGGACGGCACGCCGAACGAGAAGCGCGGCGTCGTGATCTTGCTGCCTGAGCAGTACGATGACTGGCTTAACTGCAGGGAGCCGGAGCAGGCACGGTCGTTCCTGTCTTTGCTGCCGGCCGAAGCGTATCGGGGCCACCCGGCGCCGCGGCCGCCTCGCCGCAAAAAGCAGGAGCTGGTGGCGCCCGGGCCAGCCAACGACGAGCTGTTTTGAGGCTGACGAACCAATGGTTCGAGGATCCGGACGATGGTGCCCCGGGAACGCTTCGGGATGCGTCCGGGGGCCGCGCGAGCTGACAAACCAGGCGGCGACCGGCCGACCGAGGTCGAGTGGCCGCACCGGGATCGCTAGGGAAACGCTGATTAATAGGCAAACGCGCAAGCTTGTCGGCCGTGCTGACGCGCAAATTCCGGATGCCGAAGTGAATCGCAGCGAATTCGGGGAAGTTTGCCCCGGGAAAGCGCCTCATTTCCTGCATTTTTCATACACGTGACGGACTACTGCCATGAACCGAGCGCAACCGATTTCGCGCGATCACCAAGTTCGCCAAAGCGAACAGGCTGAACAGTTGCGCCGTGTTCTTCGCCAGTCCCTTGTAGCGCACCTTGCGATGACGGAACAGGTTCTTGACGACATGAAACGGATGCTCGACCCGCGCGCGAATTTGTGCCTTGGTTCGCTCGAGCGCGATCACCAGATCCTTCAGTGCACCATCCTGCATCGCCTTGATCTTTCCTCGCTTGGCCGCCACGCGCCACTTCACCGACAGGTCCTTCATTTCATTGCGCTTGTCTACGCCGATGTAGCCCGCGTCGCCGAACGCTTCTTGCTCGTGACCATGCAACAGCGCGTGCGCTTGCGAAACATCCGACACGTTGGCGGACGTGCCGACCACGCTGTGAACCAGCCCCGAATCGGCATCGACGCCGATGTGCGCCTTCATGCCGAAGTGCCACTCGTTGCCTTTCTTCGTTTGATGCATGTCCGGATCGCGACGCTTCTCGGCGTTCTTGGTCGACGACGGCGCTTCGATGATCGTCGCGTCGACCAGCGTGCCTTCCTTCATCATCAGCCCGCGTTCGCACAGCGAGGTGCCAATCTCGTCGAACAGTTTGCGCGTCAGGTCATGTTCAAGCAGCAGGCGCCGGAACTTCAGCAGCGTGGTCGCATCCGGCACGGTCTCGACGGCCAGATCTATCCCGGCGAAGGCTCGCATCGCGATGCTGTCGTACAGCGCATCCTCCAGCCCTTCGTCCGACAGGCTGTACCACTGCTGCAGGAAGTAGATTCGAAGCATCCGCTCCAGACCGATCGGCGGGCGGCCACGCTCGCCCTTCGGGTAGTACGGCTCGATTGCCATCAGCAACCGCGACCACGGCACCAGCTTCTCCATCTCGTCCAGGAAACGCTGGCGCCGGGTCACGCGCTTCTTGCCCGCGCTTTCCGCTTCCGCAAAGCTCATTTGCCGTTTCATCGTCGTGGATTCGTTCCGTGAACTGTCTTCTACAACGTCCTCGGCTACGTCAGCGATGACCGCCGAGCCGGATAAATCAGTGTTTCCCTAGGGAAACGCTGATTAATAGGCAAACGCGCAAGCTTGTCGGCCGTGCTGACGCGCAAATTCCGGATGCCGAAGTGAATCGCAGCGAATTCGGGGAAGTTTGCCCCGGGAAAGCGCCTCATTTCCTGCATTTTTCATACACGTGACGGACTACTGCCATGAACCGAGCGCAACCGATTTCGCGCGATCACCAAGTTCGCCAAAGCGAACAGGCTGAACAGTTGCGCCGTGTTCTTCGCCAGTCCCTTGTAGCGCACCTTGCGATGACGGAACAGGTTCTTGACGACATGAAACGGATGCTCGACCCGCGCGCGAATTTGTGCCTTGGTTCGCTCGAGCGCGATCACCAGATCCTTCAGTGCACCATCCTGCATCGCCTTGATCTTTCCTCGCTTGGCCGCCACGCGCCACTTCACCGACAGGTCCTTCATTTCATTGCGCTTGTCTACGCCGATGTAGCCCGCGTCGCCGAACGCTTCTTGCTCGTGACCATGCAACAGCGCGTGCGCTTGCGAAACATCCGACACGTTGGCGGACGTGCCGACCACGCTGTGAACCAGCCCCGAATCGGCATCGACGCCGATGTGCGCCTTCATGCCGAAGTGCCACTCGTTGCCTTTCTTCGTTTGATGCATGTCCGGATCGCGACGCTTCTCGGCGTTCTTGGTCGACGACGGCGCTTCGATGATCGTCGCGTCGACCAGCGTGCCTTCCTTCATCATCAGCCCGCGTTCGCACAGCGAGGTGCCAATCTCGTCGAACAGTTTGCGCGTCAGGTCATGTTCAAGCAGCAGGCGCCGGAACTTCAGCAGCGTGGTCGCATCCGGCACGGTCTCGACGGCCAGATCTATCCCGGCGAAGGCTCGCATCGCGATGCTGTCGTACAGCGCATCCTCCAGCCCTTCGTCCGACAGGCTGTACCACTGCTGCAGGAAGTAGATTCGAAGCATCCGCTCCAGACCGATCGGCGGGCGGCCACGCTCGCCCTTCGGGTAGTACGGCTCGATTGCCATCAGCAACCGCGACCACGGCACCAGCTTCTCCATCTCGTCCAGGAAACGCTGGCGCCGGGTCACGCGCTTCTTGCCCGCGCTTTCCGCTTCCGCAAAGCTCATTTGCCGTTTCATCGTCGTGGATTCGTTCCGTGAACTGTCTTCTACAACGTCCTCGGCTACGTCAGCGATGACCGCCGAGCCGGATAAATCAGTGTTTCCCTAGAGACTGTATGGCCTACATTCATGAGCTTTCCGACGCGGGATCGCGAATTATTGCTCGGGCTGTCTCTTACATGCCATCTTGAGCAACGAGCCGAGAATGCGGCCGAAGTGAAAAATTGCCTTCGTGACGCGCTTGCAGACCCCAACGTTTTGCTCCCGAACGGAACCACTCCTGAGGCCGCGAAAGGCAGCCTTGATCGCCTGATCAACGCACAGGGCAAATAGCAGCTTGGCGTAAGCGCCGGCACTCTTTTTTGTCGCCTTCCCCGTAGACCGGAAACGAGTTGTGGCTGCGAAGTCGCACGACTGTTCAAGAAATTTATAGCGAGAGTATTTTCCATGATTGTCATTCTGGTAGATCTAGTTGTGGGTGCCATCGTGGTAGGGTGGCTGGCGATCGCTATCGCTCAAAACATTGGCCGAATATTCGGGTACTGGCTGGTGCCCGCGCTTCTTAGCATCTACTTCGGGGCGGCCCTGCTGTTCGTTGCGCCCGCGCCACCCGATGCTTCCTTTCAAACCGTCTATCAAATGTTGGCGGGAGCTAGTCTGGGAGCGATTCCTGTCCCACTCTGCTTTATGATCCTAGGCGCCGTATTCCTTGCCAGCGGGGCTGGTCTGCGTAACTGGCGCACGAGCTGGACATCTAGAAATCATTGAAGAGTAGGGATCACGGAAATGACCACGAATTCGACGGGCTACCTTGCGTTGCTTACGCAATTACAAGAGCTGGACGGGCAGATCAAAGTGGCGCTGGAAAGTGAACGGGAGGCCGCCATCGTTCAGATCAAAGCGCTGATGAGCGACTTGGGCATCAGCATCCACGACCTCCAGGAAAGACCCTCGAAACGAAAGGCAGCCCGGTTGTCGAGTGCTCCACTGTATCGAGACCCGAAAACCGGCAAAACTTGGGCCGGGCGCGGCCGACAGCCCGCATGGCTCGGTGATGACCCTGCTCAGTTTCTCATCCAGCCTGATCTTCTCGACGATAAATAAGGATTCCAACGAAATCCGTCAACTTTGAGGCGCCACGCCAGACCATTGCTCAGAGCATCGCACCACGCCGATGGGTAGCAACAGAACTGCCAATCAAAAATCGTTGAATATACTTATGTCAAATTAGTTGTACGCACAACGTATTTGCGACGGCCCGCCAGCAGCACAGAACTCTCTCGCCAATTCCCCGCCCAACTTCTTCTCAACCTCCATTTTCCGTTGCAGGCCTGGACGCCGCGTGCAGCGTCAGCTTCTTGCGCGCGCCACATACCGCGCCGGTCGTAGAGGCCGGAGACAAGCCGCTGGTGCATAGTCACTGCAGATACTGCTCGTTGCCCACCAGGCCAATCCGGGTTGCCCCCTCGCGCTGGGCGGCGGCCAGTGCCTGCGCGACCACTCGATAAGGCGCAAGCCGGTTCGCCAGCGGGGGCACCTCAGGCTGCCGCGGCGACCGGGCCGCGCCGGTCGGCGGAGCGGCATCGTGAGCGCGAGCTGGAGGCTGGGCCTGCTCACGTGCGTCTATGCCCCGTCGTCCGATTCGCACGTGCTGCACGAGACGTTCGCGTTGATCGAGGCGGCCGAGGCGCTCGGCTATCACGGCGCCTGGGTGGCCCAGCATCATTTCGGCCGAGGCACGCCGCACGCGGCGCATCGCGCTGGGACAGCGCGGTAATCCTGCTGCCGCTGGAGGCGCCGCTGCGGGTGGCCGAGGATACGGCGGTGCTCGACGCGCTGTGGGCCGGCCGGCTGCAGCTCGGCTTCGGCGCCCAGCATCACTTTCGCACCGAATTCGGTCGGCTGCCCTCGCCGCTGGTGCTGCTCGCGGCCATCGCGCAGTGCACGCGGCGCATCGAGCTCGGCACTGGGCTCGTCACGCTGCCGCTCGAGGATCCGCTGCGGCTCGCCGAGGACGCGACGGTGCTCGACGTGCTGTCGATCGGGCGCGTGCAGCTAAGGCTCGGCAGCGGCGGCGCCAACACGGATGCGTTCTCGGCCTTCGGGATCGATGCCGGCACGCGCCAGACGCGCTCCACCGCATCGCTGGAACGGCTCGAGCAGGCGCTCTCGGGCACCCCGTTGGCGCCGGGCGCGAGCGCTGCCGCCGACGCACGCAATACAGACGATCAAAACGACGACGCCCAGGCCGCGCCGCTGCGGCTGCAACCGCCGGCCGCCGGCATGCGCGAGCGGCTCTGGCACTCGCGTTCGAGCCCCGAGGGCGCGCGCCTGGCGGCCGCGCACGGCAACGGCCTGCTGCTCGGCACGGCGGTGCACGATCCGCGCGGCGTGCAGCTGCCGCTGGCCCAGGCCTATCTCGCCGCCTGGCGCGAGCGCGCCGACGCGGCCAGCCGCGCGCCGCGCCTGGGGTGGTGCGCGCGGTATTCCCCGCCGCCGACCGACGCACCGCATTGGCCGAGCTCGCCGACGACGTGCTGCGCCTCATCCCCTGGCTGGCCGCCACGGGTCACCCCGGCGTGACCGAACCGGCCGCAATCCTGCGCCTGCTCAACATGCACCACGGTCATCCCGACGAAGTGATCGAGAGCCTGCGCGCGGATCCGGCGCTGTTCCCCATCGCCAGCTACTTCCTGCCGGCGGTGCAATCCGAGCGCTCCTTGCTGGACCAGTCGCTGCGGCGGCGGCGCACGCCGGCCGAGACCATCGCGCCGGCGCTGGACTGGCGCCCCGCCTTGCGCGCCACATGAGTGCGACCGCCGCGGCCGAGGACGGCTGCGCGGCCCTGCTGCCGAGCGCCGGCCCGGGCCGGCCCGATCCCTGGATCGCGGCGGCGGTGCTCAGCGAAGCGCTGCCGGAACTGGCGCTGACGATCGCCCTGCAGGCCGGCGCCATTCTGCCGGTGGCCGCCGCGCTGTGCGCACAGAGCCTGCAATCGCTCAGGGGCGGCCGGCTCGCGCTGGCCGTGGAGCGCGATGCGCCCGGCGTCGACGCGAGCCGGCGTGGCGCGAAGCTCAATCGCGGCCAGCGCCGCGCGCGCAGGCTCGAATTCCTCGCGATCCTGCACGCGGTCTGGGCCGGCACGGGGCCACTGGACCACCAGGGCGCCTGGTTCCGCGCCGAGCATGCGCGCCTGGCCGAGATGCCGGTGCCGCGCCCGCCGCTCTACTGGATGGCGGCGGCCACCGCTGACAACCTGCGCGTCGCCCCGTTCTGCGACGGCCTGATCGCCGCCGCGCGGCCCGACCCGGCCGTGTTCGAGGCGCTCGCGCGCGTCAGCGCGGCGTGCGCGCTGCCCTGCCTTCGGCTCGCGAGCTGTTCCGCTGCGCCCTCAGCGTGGCCGACGCTCCGCGCGCGGCCCCTCGCCTGGGCGCCCCCCCCCGACGAACTGCTGCACGGCGCCTCGGTAAGCATCTACACGAAAGCTCACCGCGCGCTCGACGCCTATGACTCGGTGGCCCAGCGCAGCCAGGCCACGCTCGCTGCGCGAACTGGAGGTCTATCCGAACCTGTGGGCCGGTGTCGGCCTCACGCGCGGGAGCGCGGGCACAGCCATCGTCGGCAGACACGACAAGGTCGCGCAGTGCCTGGGAGAATTCCGCGCGCTCGGCATTAAAATAACCCGTAGGCCGTCCGTTAATTTCTAGTCGTTGACGGTAGCGATAAGGTCCGCTTCGCGGCCATGGTCCAAGCCAACGTAGCATCGCTCTCCAACATCCAAGAAACGAGGTACGCGTGACATCGAAAATCACCGAATTGCAATCTCAGCTGCGCGACATCAATATCCAACTGGCCGATGCAAGAGTCGAGGAAAAGCGTGCCCTCCTTGCTGCGGTAAAGGAGCACGCGCAGTCGCTAGGAATTACGCAGGACGAGCTGTTAATCGCAGCTGGGTTCAAGAAGCCGAAACACCGACGCGCGCCGGCGAAATACTATGACCCGAGCAGCGGTAATAAGTGGTCAGGACGGGGACCGAAGCCGAAGTGGCTGCAAGATAAAAATCTCGACGATTACCTCATCGACCAGAATCGACCTGAGCCTCAGGCGTGGTGGCCAGGCGAATGAAAGACGGTGCAGATTCCGCGCCCTTTTTCTATCCCGTTTCCAGAATGGTTTCTCTCCCTCGACCGGTTGCTGGCGCCCACGGGCGCTCCGGCCGTTCCCGACCGCAACTCGCACGAGTTCGACAATTGCCGCAGTCACTAGGGCGGAGGTTGCATGCTTCCTTTTGTCGCGCGTCGCTTGCGATATCAGTGATCCGTCAGCCATTGCAGCTGCCTGCCGATCGCCAAGCCCTGCATCGGAATCTGGAGCTCGAACCGACTGCGGAGATATTCGACGAGAAACTCCCGGTATCGCTCGCCCGCCAGCACAACACACCGCATACGCTGGTCTTGACGATTGGCTATTTGCTCATCGATTTGCTTCTGGACCCGCTGGGCCCACGCGCGGCGCGTGGCGACTCCCACTCGATTCAA
This is a stretch of genomic DNA from Burkholderia gladioli. It encodes these proteins:
- a CDS encoding DUF6884 domain-containing protein; translated protein: MTDIYLISCVTAKLDRASPARDLYQSPWFKKARAFVERHSGDWYILSAKHGLTAPAAVIEPYEQTLNRVGVATRRAWAQRVQKQIDEQIANRQDQRMRCVVLAGERYREFLVEYLRSRFELQIPMQGLAIGRQLQWLTDH